A region of Deinococcus rubellus DNA encodes the following proteins:
- a CDS encoding O-antigen ligase family protein, translating into MSVPISAQVPFTPPRWLPWLIAAVPVLPFFYLAAFGALGSLRRLPRVARWVLFYFAASQVLAALLTPNPLLSLAFGGVRTLLILAMISAGVYLQDSRHLRPLLWGQLIIFVWAWSYTLLTQGVAGVEARLNHPYYYPVSLGLVAVVALWLVMFWRGGAAWWRILAGLVVVATLLAAGSRGPMLALTLGSVAALLLAGHRGSRRWVVVPLGVVAIIILVVSALQLKFAPILRLLDDQTSGRNFVWADAYAAWQTSALGGVGAYQGGPYLTSLFKDGCALLPTLIADTPVCSLLDGIWMTAHNAWLHWLLETGVMGLSGLLVVYAYGLWAAVKSRDPLLIAVLFGYTAMNFVDVVIAVPSPHFAELWWVALGISVWRAQGAAAEQTRPAEPATAELIPPASTG; encoded by the coding sequence ATGTCTGTTCCCATTTCGGCCCAAGTACCGTTCACACCACCGCGCTGGCTCCCCTGGCTGATTGCTGCCGTTCCGGTGCTGCCGTTTTTCTATCTGGCCGCTTTCGGGGCGCTGGGATCGCTGCGGCGGCTGCCGCGAGTGGCCCGCTGGGTGCTGTTCTATTTTGCGGCCTCACAGGTGCTGGCCGCCCTGCTAACACCCAATCCGCTGCTCTCGCTGGCCTTCGGCGGCGTCCGCACACTGCTGATCCTGGCGATGATCTCGGCAGGCGTGTATCTGCAAGACAGCCGCCATCTGCGCCCGCTGCTGTGGGGGCAACTCATCATCTTCGTTTGGGCCTGGAGCTACACTCTACTGACCCAGGGCGTCGCGGGTGTCGAGGCGCGGCTCAATCACCCTTATTACTACCCGGTATCTCTGGGCCTGGTGGCGGTAGTGGCGCTCTGGCTGGTGATGTTCTGGCGCGGTGGCGCAGCCTGGTGGCGCATTCTGGCGGGCCTGGTCGTCGTCGCCACACTGCTGGCGGCAGGCAGCCGGGGACCGATGCTGGCGCTGACGCTGGGCAGCGTAGCGGCCCTGCTACTGGCCGGTCACCGGGGCAGCCGCCGCTGGGTGGTGGTGCCGCTGGGCGTGGTGGCCATTATCATCCTGGTGGTCAGCGCCCTGCAACTCAAGTTCGCGCCCATCCTGCGCCTGCTCGATGACCAGACCAGCGGGCGCAATTTTGTCTGGGCCGACGCCTACGCCGCCTGGCAGACCTCTGCGCTGGGCGGCGTGGGCGCTTATCAGGGCGGGCCTTACCTGACCTCGCTGTTCAAGGACGGCTGCGCGCTGCTGCCCACCCTGATTGCCGATACGCCGGTCTGCTCCCTGCTGGACGGCATCTGGATGACCGCCCACAACGCCTGGCTCCACTGGCTGCTGGAAACCGGCGTGATGGGCCTGAGCGGGCTGCTGGTCGTCTACGCCTACGGGCTGTGGGCAGCGGTCAAGAGCCGCGACCCACTGCTGATCGCCGTACTGTTCGGCTACACCGCCATGAACTTCGTGGACGTGGTGATCGCCGTGCCCAGCCCACACTTCGCCGAGCTGTGGTGGGTGGCGCTGGGCATCAGCGTGTGGCGCGCTCAGGGCGCAGCAGCAGAGCAAACACGGCCAGCAGAACCAGCGACAGCAGAACTGATCCCGCCAGCTTCAACGGGCTGA
- a CDS encoding IS5 family transposase (programmed frameshift) — protein sequence MGRTDLTPEQWAKLEPEWPGNPRHGHAYKPHLPVINGILWRLKTGAPWRDIPERYGPWETCWDRFTRWSRDGTWKRVLVALQVKEDAQGKIDWDGASLDSTSCKAHRAAVGARKQPAKLGKKGALNDEWLGISRGGRNSKIHVLTEGKRRPLAVLVSEGQASDPTYLLPLLDEVCIRRPGPGRPRKRPPMVRVDRAYGARKYRQQLRSRKIVCVCPERKDAKKARLKKGSRGGRPPKFDAEADKGRQVVECNINRLKDFRALATRYEKRGHQFLAVVHVACIVLWL from the exons ATGGGCAGAACAGATCTCACGCCGGAACAATGGGCAAAACTGGAGCCTGAATGGCCAGGTAACCCCCGGCACGGACATGCCTACAAGCCGCATCTGCCGGTCATCAATGGCATTCTCTGGCGGCTGAAGACGGGAGCACCGTGGCGGGACATCCCAGAACGGTATGGCCCCTGGGAAACGTGTTGGGATCGCTTCACCCGCTGGTCACGCGATGGCACCTGGAAACGCGTCCTCGTGGCCCTCCAGGTCAAGGAAGATGCTCAGGGAAAGATTGATTGGGACGGCGCGTCCCTGGATAGCACCAGTTGTAAAGCCCACCGCGCTGCGGTGGGCGCACGAAAACAGCCAGCTAAGCTGG GAAAAAAGGGGGCACTCAACGATGAGTGGCTCGGCATCAGCCGTGGAGGACGAAACAGCAAGATCCACGTGCTGACCGAGGGAAAACGCCGCCCGTTGGCCGTGCTGGTGTCGGAGGGTCAGGCCAGCGACCCGACCTACCTGCTTCCCCTCCTTGACGAGGTCTGCATCCGGCGGCCCGGTCCGGGCCGCCCTCGGAAGCGTCCGCCGATGGTGCGCGTAGATCGTGCGTACGGTGCACGGAAGTACCGTCAGCAACTGCGGAGCCGCAAGATCGTCTGTGTTTGTCCTGAACGCAAGGATGCCAAGAAAGCGCGGTTGAAGAAGGGCAGTCGTGGAGGTCGGCCCCCGAAATTCGACGCTGAAGCCGACAAGGGCCGCCAGGTGGTGGAATGCAACATCAATCGGCTCAAGGATTTTAGAGCACTCGCCACCCGCTACGAAAAACGTGGACATCAGTTTTTAGCCGTTGTACACGTTGCGTGCATTGTCCTCTGGCTCTGA
- a CDS encoding SDR family oxidoreductase, whose product MKVLITGGSGRLGTELRTLLPELIAPSSAELNLTDAGSVSKVIGREQPDIIVHAAAYTNVGGAQRERSRCWAVNVEGTRHIARAANAVGAKLVHISTDYVFDGQTGNYREDDTPGPVVNYYSLTKLVAEEAARAATRHLIIRTSFRPREFAYPVAFSDVFTGQDYVDIIAPEIALAVRHAGEISAEVLHIATERKSVYELACRRKPDVREGTRAEAGVALPGDVSLNTERWAALKIHLNKDAIQQP is encoded by the coding sequence GTGAAGGTGCTGATCACGGGCGGCAGCGGGCGGCTGGGTACGGAGCTGCGTACCCTGCTGCCTGAGTTAATCGCGCCGAGCAGCGCCGAGCTGAACCTCACTGACGCAGGGAGCGTCTCAAAGGTTATCGGGCGAGAGCAGCCGGACATCATCGTCCACGCCGCCGCCTACACCAATGTGGGCGGCGCGCAGAGGGAGCGGTCGCGCTGCTGGGCCGTTAATGTGGAGGGCACCCGGCACATCGCGCGGGCAGCCAACGCGGTCGGCGCGAAACTGGTTCACATCAGCACCGATTACGTGTTCGACGGCCAGACCGGCAATTACCGCGAGGACGACACGCCGGGGCCAGTCGTCAATTACTACTCGCTGACCAAGCTGGTGGCCGAGGAAGCTGCCCGGGCCGCCACCAGGCACCTGATTATCCGAACCAGCTTCCGGCCCCGAGAGTTCGCTTATCCGGTGGCCTTCAGCGACGTGTTTACTGGCCAGGATTATGTGGACATCATCGCGCCGGAGATTGCTCTGGCAGTGAGGCACGCAGGCGAGATCAGCGCCGAGGTGCTACATATCGCCACTGAGCGCAAGAGTGTCTACGAGCTGGCCTGCCGCCGCAAGCCGGACGTGCGCGAGGGCACGCGGGCCGAGGCGGGTGTGGCGTTGCCGGGCGACGTGAGCCTGAACACCGAGCGGTGGGCAGCGCTGAAGATACACTTGAACAAAGATGCCATTCAGCAACCCTGA